A genomic stretch from Kribbella amoyensis includes:
- a CDS encoding sulfotransferase family protein translates to MTSTGLTAKRTAVLRSTRDIVPDGTQEAIRKATRAVGRATSGVRMLPDFLVVGAQRCGTTTLYRLLVDHPAIVRPLFHKGIGYFDIGYDRPWSWYQGHFPVAAVAAARTRRTGAPMTFDSSGYYLFHPLAPERIAAHLPGVKIVVLVRDPVERAFSAYKHERARGFETEDFETALALEPARLSGEVERMREDPAYLSFHHRHHAYVGRGRYAEQIVRFQQALSPEQVFVIDANRFFDQPVEQFARLQEWLGLPVHHPAKVEQANARPSKPMPAGLRTELLAGFESSDAELTTILGTTPSWRL, encoded by the coding sequence ATGACCAGTACCGGCCTGACCGCCAAGCGCACCGCCGTCCTGCGGTCCACCCGCGACATCGTCCCGGACGGGACCCAGGAGGCGATCCGCAAGGCCACCCGCGCCGTCGGCCGGGCCACCTCGGGCGTCCGGATGTTGCCGGACTTCCTCGTCGTCGGCGCCCAGCGCTGCGGCACCACCACGCTGTACCGGTTGCTGGTCGACCACCCCGCGATCGTCAGACCCCTGTTCCACAAGGGCATCGGGTACTTCGACATCGGCTACGACCGGCCCTGGTCGTGGTACCAGGGCCACTTCCCGGTGGCGGCCGTGGCGGCGGCGCGGACCCGGCGGACCGGGGCGCCGATGACGTTCGACAGCAGCGGGTACTACCTGTTCCACCCGCTCGCCCCGGAACGGATCGCGGCGCACCTGCCCGGCGTGAAGATCGTCGTCCTGGTCCGGGACCCGGTCGAGCGGGCGTTCTCGGCGTACAAGCACGAGCGGGCCCGCGGGTTCGAGACCGAGGACTTCGAGACCGCGCTCGCGCTCGAGCCGGCCCGGTTGTCCGGTGAGGTCGAGCGGATGCGCGAGGACCCGGCGTACCTGAGCTTCCACCACCGGCACCACGCGTACGTCGGCCGCGGCCGGTACGCCGAGCAGATCGTCCGGTTCCAGCAGGCGTTGTCGCCGGAGCAGGTGTTCGTGATCGACGCGAACCGGTTCTTCGACCAGCCGGTCGAACAGTTCGCCCGGTTGCAGGAGTGGCTCGGTCTGCCGGTCCACCACCCGGCCAAGGTCGAGCAGGCGAACGCGCGGCCGAGCAAGCCGATGCCGGCCGGGCTGCGGACGGAACTGCTGGCCGGGTTCGAGTCCTCCGACGCCGAGCTGACCACGATCCTCGGCACGACCCCGAGTTGGCGCTTGTGA
- a CDS encoding glycosyltransferase family 2 protein encodes MTTPPAPHSTASPPVSVVVATRNRPELLRKALTSIAVQDYAGPIELVVVYDQSEPETGLGADLPLTGQAGERTVRVVTNTRNPGLAGARNSGVTASAGELLAFCDDDDSWQPDKLRSQVTMLTLSDAGLSVCGIRITIGDQTHIRIPAPADVTVDELARRRVMEAHPSTVVVTRAAFDRIGWVDEDLPGGYAEDYDWMLRALAAEKVAVVSKPLVEVLWHPGSFFTTRWAVIIEALDYMVDKHAVIRNSPRGLARIYGQKAVAYAALRRRTDSSRWALRALRLAPGEKRGYLALAIASGVVPANRVLQWANARGRGV; translated from the coding sequence ATGACCACACCGCCTGCCCCGCACAGCACCGCGTCGCCGCCGGTCAGTGTCGTCGTCGCGACCCGGAACCGGCCCGAACTGTTGCGCAAGGCCCTCACCTCGATCGCGGTCCAGGACTACGCCGGGCCGATCGAGCTGGTCGTCGTCTACGACCAGAGCGAACCGGAGACCGGGCTCGGCGCCGACCTGCCGCTCACCGGCCAGGCCGGCGAGCGGACGGTCCGGGTCGTCACCAACACCCGCAACCCCGGCCTGGCCGGCGCCCGCAACAGCGGCGTGACCGCGTCGGCCGGTGAGCTGCTCGCGTTCTGCGACGACGACGACAGCTGGCAGCCGGACAAGCTGCGCAGCCAGGTCACCATGCTGACCCTGTCCGACGCGGGCCTGTCGGTCTGCGGGATCCGGATCACGATCGGCGACCAGACCCACATCCGGATCCCGGCGCCGGCCGACGTGACCGTGGACGAGCTGGCCCGCCGCCGGGTGATGGAGGCGCACCCGTCCACCGTCGTGGTGACCCGGGCCGCGTTCGACCGGATCGGCTGGGTCGACGAGGACCTGCCCGGCGGGTACGCCGAGGACTACGACTGGATGCTGCGCGCACTGGCCGCCGAGAAGGTGGCCGTGGTGAGCAAGCCGCTGGTCGAGGTGCTCTGGCACCCGGGCTCCTTCTTCACCACCCGATGGGCGGTGATCATCGAGGCACTCGACTACATGGTCGACAAACACGCCGTGATCCGGAACAGCCCGCGTGGGCTGGCCCGGATCTACGGCCAGAAGGCGGTGGCGTACGCGGCGCTGCGGCGACGGACGGACTCGTCGCGGTGGGCGTTGCGGGCGCTCCGGCTGGCACCTGGGGAGAAGCGCGGATACCTCGCGCTGGCGATCGCGTCTGGGGTCGTCCCGGCGAACAGAGTTCTGCAA